A stretch of Pseudomonas sp. LS.1a DNA encodes these proteins:
- the pfkB gene encoding 1-phosphofructokinase → MAKILTLTLNPALDITIGLDTLRPGQVNRSQVQHSHAAGKGLNVAQVLADLGHSVTVGGFLGRDNLQPFEALIDWRGFADCFVRVPGETRSNIKLVEADGRVTDINGQGPEVDEAARSALLRRLAQIAPGHDAVVVAGSLPRGISPEWFRQLLEQLKAQGLKVALDSSGEALRAGLQSSPWLVKPNTDELGEVLGLAVDNLAQQRAAAEHLLASGVEHVVVSAGEQGVSWFARDLAMHACPPKVQVASTVGAGDSLVAGMVHGLLLGEAPAQTLTRATAIAAQAVTQVGFGIRDREQLARLEAGVQLTEQQEGCR, encoded by the coding sequence ATGGCCAAGATCCTCACCCTCACCCTGAACCCGGCGCTGGATATCACCATCGGCCTGGATACCTTGCGCCCGGGGCAGGTCAACCGCAGCCAGGTACAGCACAGCCACGCCGCGGGCAAAGGGCTGAACGTTGCCCAGGTTCTGGCCGACCTGGGGCACAGCGTCACGGTTGGCGGCTTCCTCGGGCGCGATAACCTGCAGCCGTTCGAGGCGCTGATCGACTGGCGCGGCTTCGCCGACTGCTTTGTCCGCGTGCCGGGCGAAACCCGCAGCAACATCAAGCTGGTCGAGGCCGATGGCCGTGTCACCGACATCAATGGCCAAGGTCCGGAAGTTGACGAAGCGGCACGAAGTGCATTGCTGCGCCGCCTGGCGCAGATCGCCCCGGGCCACGATGCGGTGGTGGTGGCTGGCAGCCTGCCGCGCGGGATCAGCCCCGAGTGGTTCCGCCAGTTGCTCGAACAGCTCAAGGCGCAAGGCCTCAAGGTAGCCCTGGACAGCAGCGGCGAAGCCCTGCGTGCCGGCCTGCAGAGCTCGCCCTGGCTGGTCAAGCCCAATACCGATGAGCTGGGCGAGGTACTCGGCCTGGCTGTGGATAACCTGGCGCAGCAGCGCGCCGCTGCCGAGCACCTGCTGGCCAGTGGCGTCGAACACGTGGTGGTGTCGGCGGGCGAGCAGGGCGTCAGCTGGTTCGCCCGCGACCTGGCCATGCATGCTTGCCCGCCCAAGGTGCAGGTCGCCAGCACGGTGGGCGCAGGTGATTCGCTGGTGGCCGGCATGGTCCACGGTCTGCTGCTGGGCGAAGCCCCAGCGCAAACCTTGACCCGTGCCACCGCGATCGCCGCCCAGGCTGTTACCCAGGTTGGTTTCGGCATCCGTGACCGCGAGCAACTGGCGCGCCTGGAAGCCGGTGTGCAACTGACAGAACAACAAGAGGGTTGCCGATGA